The Drosophila nasuta strain 15112-1781.00 chromosome 2R, ASM2355853v1, whole genome shotgun sequence genome segment GCTTCCTAAAGACGGTGCAACGACTCAAACCACAATCGTTACCCGTTATGTTGCAATTACCTGCACCGCAACTATCAGACGCACTTCAGCAGTGTCCGGATCTTAGGCCCCAACTGCTGGAGTATGCAGAAAGCATACAGGATGAACCAATGAGTGGCATCACTCAGCAAGTACTGGACATTATTAGCGGCAAGACCGTGGATGTCTTTGTGACGGTAATTTTAAGATTTGAATAGGATAAGACATTTACTAATaattatacttaattttaCAGGATGAAAGCGGTGGCTACATCAACCCTGACAACATCAAGAAAGAGTTGGTAGATCCTTCGGATATAGGCATTATTTCGACGGTACCAGTCCTAACATCCCTGCCAGCTGCAAATCCAATACCTGTACCAACTCCGCAGCCAGTACCTGCTCCTGGGCAAAGCGAGTTAAATCAACCACTGCCACCTGGCGAGGATTAGTCTAATATTAGTTTAGTTGATTTTGTTAACTTTACGGATTTTACTAAACCCGCTgaagttttaaaaatgttcattACGTGCCCAATTCATTTATAGCTAGCCCTTTCCATTTGGATTCACCACCTGACAGGTTGCCGTCCGttacttagtatattttgcaagattttttggtatattgagaAACACCGCAAATGGTCTCTTTCGCATAGAAGGTTTCTTATCGCgctaaatttgaatttgagttcCTTGATTATGATGTGCTTGATTGATAAGTTTTTTTCTCTGATTCGATTATGGGTTGCGTAATATATAATGGACAACTTTGCCTATAAaccatattaaaaaaaaacatgttatcaatatcaataaacCTGGTGCGAATAAAAgtctaaaatataaaaagaaataattttattttaacaacCTTAAACCTAAAAATATCTTAAGAAATAtgtacattattattaaataatactcTATAAGGTTCTTATTCAAGTCGTATTTAATTATAGGCATCCTCAAACTCTTGCATTATCTTTATAACGGGTTCATTTAAATACTCGCGAACCTTCCAGTTATTTGCGAAATCACCGTGGTCCCATAAAGGATCCTCCATAAGCCGCACGTCTTTATTGGGAAGTCGATCTGCCAAAGCGAGAACGTCTTCTACTGCAGCAAGCTCATCATTAAGTCCATACCATAAGTAAACTTTAGAAGTTATTTCTTCAACTGGATAATCGGGTGGTGTTTCTGAACCGTAGACTTCTAGGTTTTTTTGCTGTCCCATGATCATATTGTCGAAAATGGCCGGACTGTTGTTCCTGTAGGTAATGTATCATCTGATTTGTTGAACAACCAGCAGGATGTGTTGCTAATTGCTCAGGCGTGACAGTCTAAATACAATGTTACAAATCAAGAAATGCTGAATAATTAGATATTATCTTTTCTTACCACATTCGTTCTGCCACCCTCATCTCCTATTAATCTGTCACAAGTTGGTCGCAACATCTGATCCGGctcacaaaaattaaaaagtaaggTCAACAAAAATTCATTGTGAGGTATAAATTCTTGACAGGAAAACAATAATGAATATGCATTTCGTTGACCCAGATAAGGAGCCACAGCGCGCACAAACGGGCTTTCCAAGTTGGTCATAATTGCAATAGAAGCGAACATGTGAGCAGTTTTGATCTTCTCATTGTATTCGGGACGTGTGGACATCAACGTGAAAAATACTGTAGTTCCCTGTGAGTGACCCACGTAATGGATTGCCTTCTGACCTTGTCCATTTGTTTTGAGGGCGTAATCTATCATGGCTGCTATATCATAGTGACCAATTTCGTGCCAACTGAATCGCCAGAAATACGGATGTTCTGTGGACAGACTCGTGTGATTCCTAGAGTAAGTGTTGCCGCGAGCATTTCCAAGCCAAACATCGTACCCGGCATCCGCTAGCATAAAAGCTAGAGCATCGTCTGGGCCAGTTAGTATCCACCCATCCGAGCAACTCAACAAACCATGCTGAATAAGGACAATCGGGCGATATTCATTTTGATTCTGTAACTTATGGGAGTAGGGTATGCGAAAGACTCCAACGATATATCCATCCTCAGTAACGATATGATGATGTTCCGCCGGATAACCATGAGCAGCTATTCGTTCGCTCTAATGAAAGTTACTGCTTAGAATTGATGTCTTAATCCTTATATTTTCATCACTTACAGTTGTGCGTCTTCCTTTAAGACTTATATGCGCCTCAGGATTATTGTACAGTTTGTAAAAGTCAATATCGGGTGTCCTAATATTAAGTGCGACGGACTGCGAAACTCCAACCGCAACTACCGAGAAAACTAAAGCCAAAAGGAATCGATTCTGCATCGTACAGCGATTGAGCTACAACTGAGCTTGGTCCAACATTGCAGCTAATTTTTGTAGTACAATGTTCAAGGCATATCATCAAGTGGTCAATATCAACAGTGCTTATTAATAAAGCATCTTAAGATAAGACGGATAATAAAATCAACTATAAACTGCAATTTGGTGTAGGTAATTCCGCGGATAAAAGATTAAGGTACATTATCTGAGCAcctaacaaatttattaatatattgacttaaaaatggaaaaccaCTATTTGTTTAAGAGTTAACCTGCTACAGCAATCCAAGCGGCATGTAGGATACAAGAATTCGAATTTGGTGAATACACAAAATAATGTATAAGATACTTTCAGTATTTTGGAAAAACCAGAGAATCAATAAATGCTTTATGAACTTCTGGGCGATTAATACAATCATCGATGGGGGTATTTCAGATTATCTacataataaacattttcaaattgataAGTGTTGTGACGTTCGTTATTCTAagaataattgaagtattagcTGGAAATATCAATCAATGAATGGTTATAAAAAAAGCTAAAGGGTTTTATGCTTGAATCACTTTGTTTCTTTATCATTATCAAATTGACAAGGGGTGCAGAAGAtaattattctttaatttttttataggTAATTATTTAAGTGCTTAGAATTTTCCTGCAAACAAATAATTGCACTTAGTGTATGTTTTGATAATCCTTCTTATCTTAAGAATtcttgtttataaatatttttgtcagTGACCACTTGATGATAAGTCTTGAACAGGCTACTACAAAAATCCAGGTGCAATGTTGCCCAACCTCAGTTGTCGCTTAACCGTTGTACGATGAAGAATCGATTCCTCTtggctttaatttttttggtaGTTGCGGTTTTAATTTCTCAATCAACCGCTGCTAATATAAGGTCGGGTGATTTTGACTTTTATAAACTTTACAATGACCCTGAGGCGCATATAAGTCTTAAGGGGAGACGTACAACAGTaagtcacaaagttataagGAAAAAGATTTCAATTCTAAGCGATAACTTCCATTAGAGTGATCGTATGGCCGCCCATGGATATCCGGCGGAACATCATCATATCGTTACCGAGGATGGATATATCGTGGGAGTTTTTCGGATACCATACTCCCATAAACTACAAAATCAGAATGAATACCGTCCCATTGTTCTTATTCAGCATGGCTTGACGAGCTGCTCGGATGCCTGGGTATTGAATGGCCCGGACGATGGCTTGCCTTATTTACTGGCGGATGCCGGGTACGATGTTTGGCTTGGAAATGCTCGCGGCAACACTTACTCTAGGAATCACACGAGTCTGTCCACAGAACATCCGTATTTCTGGCGATTCAGTTGGCACGAGATTGGTCACTATGATATAGCAGCCATGATAGATTACGCCCTCAAAACAAATGGACAAGGTCAGAAGGCAATCCATTACGTGGGTCACTCACAGGGAACTACAGTATTTTTCACGTTGATGTCCACACGTCCCGAATACAATGAGAAGATCAAAACTGCTCATATGTATGCTCCCATTGCGATAATGACCAACTTGGAGAACGCATTTGTGCGCGCTGTGGCTCCTTATCTGGGTCAAAGAAATGCATATTCTTTATTGTTTTCCTGTCAAGAATTTATacctaataataatttctcgtTGGCgttactttttaatttctgtGAGCCGGATCAGATGTTGCGACCAAGTTGCGAAAAGgtaatggaaaatatttatgctaaaGACCGTAAGAACAAggtaagaaataataataatagattaaTTACTTGATAgatattgaattgaaattattttcagACTGCCTTACCCGAGGGATTAGCAACACATCCAGGCGGTTGTTCAACCAATCAGATGATACACTATCTACAGGAACAACAGTCTGGACATTTTCGGCAGTACGATCATGGAACAGCAAAGAATCTGGAAATCTATGGTTCAGAAACACCACCCTACTACCCAGTTGAAGAAATAACTTCTAAAGTTTACTTATGGTATGGACTCAATGATAATCTTGCTGCGGTGGAAGACGTTCTCGCTTTGGCGGATCGACTTCCCAATAGAGAGTTGCGACTTATTGAGGATCCTCTATGGGACCATATTGATTTTGCAATCAACATGGAGGCtcgcaaatatttaaatgatccAGTTATTGAGATAATGCAAGAGTTTGAGAATGACAACAATTAAGTGTgattatgtattatttaaaaagtatgtagatatacatatatctttagatttagctttaaaatattttttaactcatttgcatttatcaACTATTGCACAGCGAGGAAAAAttgacgtatacgtaatttttcGTTTAGATCTATTTATCTTTTCGCGAAGATATGTATTTTTTACGAATGCCGATGTTATTATCATCACACAAAGATCTTTAATTTTACAATGTACCGACTAACTGAAAAAATACCTATTTTCTATTGTTGCTGACGTGAAAAGGAATCGCATCGATTTAATCTGAAACCAATTGATTTTTACACTATTAATAAAGGCATAATAACTTGGTCATCAAATATGTGTTCAAGATGCAGATAACgatttatttaactaaattgTTTGCTACTTTTTTGCCTTCTACGTATAACTGCAGATGAAGATTACTTTAGAATTTGGTCATGGTGGTTTTCACCGCTTAAGAGCTGTGACAATTACATAATTCATTTAGCTACACTTTTACCGctttactataaatattacCAATCCAGCTGATATAAAATTGACAGTCAAATGAATAGCTGACATCAACGTGGTAATGCAGAAATTTTGCTATTTCGTCTTAGTTTTTAGCGTGAGCTCGCTTGTCTTTGGGCATTTAAAATGTCATAGACCTAAACATACAACAGTGAGCTAAAATAATCAGTGCTTTCgcatacaaatattaaatatagtgTCTATTTTACAAGTTTTCTTCAATAGTTGAACATGGTTATCCGGCGGAATATCATCGTGTCATTACAGGAGATGGAaatattgtagttgtttttcGTATACCGTATTCGCCAAAACTACATAATATGAACGCGAAACGTCCAATAGTGTTGCTTCAACATGGATTGATGAGTTCCTCCGACACTTGGATAGCTTCAGGACCTCATAATGCTTTAGCCTATTTGCTAGCGGATGCTGGATTTGATGTGTGGATTGGAAACACTCGTGGTAATGTTTACTCAAGAAAAGCCAAGAAACCGTCGTGGAAATTCAGTTGGCATGAGATTGGATACATCGATATGGCAGCTATAATCGATTATGCCTTATGGAAAAATGGACAGAAACAGAGATCCCTTCACTATGTGGGCCATTCTCAGGGTACAACTGTATTTTTCGTATTAATGTCCTTACGCCCTCAATATAATGAGAAAATCAAAACCGCGCACATGCTTGCACCAGTAGcgataatgaaaaatataaacagTAAATGCCTTCGTTGCATAGCATACGTTTGTAGACCAGGGAGCTTAATGAATTACTTGCTTTCTGACGAGGCAAGCATTACATGGAAACTTGAATTAATTATGaagtttttaaagaaatacaattGTCCTCTCTTGGCTAACATCTTTCACGAGAAGGACATGAATAAGGTgcgtatttttaattttttttgtaatttcaatataaatcatTTACAAGTATGGTTCAATAGACTGCGAATAATATTGCTATCAGACATTTTCCATCTGGAGGCTCTAATAATCAAATACTTCATTACTTGTTTAACATCCGAAGTGGTGAGTTTCGACAATACGATTATGGGCcaagaaaaaatataagaaaatatagTTCCAAACGTCCACCGTTATATCCAGTCGAAAGAATAAAATCTGAGACGCACTTGTGGTACTCAGACGCTGACACTTTTACTCCTGTGGTTGATGTCTTGACCTTGGCAAGACGTTTGCCCAAAAGTATTCTTCATCGAATGCCGGATCCTAAATGGTCTCACTCTGCGTTTACGGTACACATGCAAGTTCGTAGATTTGTGAATGACCCAATCATTGCAATAATGAAGAGATACGAGCAgaaaaaacctaaaaaacaTATAATGAGAAATATACGATATATTCTTTGAAAAgtaatactataaaataatatgattaataatatgtatatgaattattttgaataatagaTACCTCAAAAGTTAAACCAATATTAAAAGAATCGTTTCAAACTTTCCAGACATGCTCaaacatttgtttaatattgtCATTTGTTTGTGAATTGATACACTTTTGATTCTGATTTGTTGACCCACAGATCCATACATTCATAACTTGCACGCACATACTCATATTATGTTTGTATTCTAGTAttcaaatgtttataaatCGCATGTACATATTTAATCATTCGGTTCCTTTGTTGCCGATGCTTTATCCGAGGTATCGATTTAGATGTCAGTTGTTATTATCTGTCTGTAAGTCAGTCAATTCAAATATAATCTGAACGGTCATACACAAGATTACGGCACTTTAAGGTTATTTTAGCTTTGACTCCTAAGTTCAAGGACGTTATAAGTACACCATAGCTGTGTTGATTAGATAAATGTAGCTTGCTCGGTGTTAAACCGCTTAAAGAGAGATAATAATTAATGTGtaatatgtaaatgaaaatttaacttaacgtaaaagatattaaaataatttatttatatcgtATAGGTATTGaaaaaaagcattttaaattcatttaaactTCTAAGTGCGTTTGAAAttgtctgtttttttctttaaagaCCCGTTAAAATGATGTTGTATGTTTACGTTTCTCTTTCTTTGACTTCTCAGTAAACTACGAGTAAGTCAAAGTGTACCAGAGCACATAACAGTTTTACAGCAGTCGAAGCAGCAGCCACCGAGGCATGACAAGTAAAAAACACACGGAAGCGTTAAATTGGCTCAAGTGtgcacaacacaaaaagctAAAGTGCTGTAACTGCGAATTCTAGACTATTAGTCatgctttaattattatacttgTTTTATCTTTAACCTTAACTAAAAAAGtataatgtttttatttaatgcatgAGTCTGATTAGAGCACGCAAATCAAATAGAGATAGAAAAAGCTTAAATTAGTTACACCccttaatatatatttagttacaGGGTGTAGCAAGCCAACGAACGACACAAACGAAAGTGGGACCGAGTCAATCAGGCAGCTGCGTCattgacaaaaacaaaagcaaaaattcgGATCCTTTGAAAATAATGCCAAGAAAGGAGCATTAGAGCACAATCGCGTGGGCAGGGTCAAGGGATTGTGGACGCACATTTAGTTAAAGTTAAGCAGGCGTTGATTGTTTTCGGCGCTCGCCATAAAGTCGAACTAGATTCGCCAACCAGACAAATTAAGAGGCCAAAagaaagtaaaagcaaaaaaggaaaaaaatgtacataatATACTTGTGCAAAACTCTGCAGAATGGGTCAAGTGttttcatttgctgttgtgcattattttgcatatgctaagttgtttttatttacccattcgctctctcttttgttttgggtttttttttgtgcgtttTCGAGATGGCTTgccatttttaatattattatttttagacctgttcactttttaaatatcgTATATGAGTCTATTAACTTTGTCTGAGTTTAAAAACGGCGTTACATAAATGCCTGACTTTATTAAAGCAAatcatttatgtatgtatgaaaaTCTGCATCAAGAGTCATCGAATTTtcacaaaagaaataaaaacaggTCTTTTACAGTCTGTATAGACgattttacttgtttttagttaaattataattaaattttgtgtagCACTTTGTATCCTTCTGCTGCCAGctgtatatttaatacattttcgttgtattttattgtggTCGGCAAATGTGGGTCGCCGAGTTCAACCCAAAAGGCTTGAAATGATAACGCCGGGCACATTGagatttatgaaattaaaaacagaaaatttaattataacttTTACTACTCGGCTGTACGTATcttaaacaaattcaaatgcatcTCATACTTCTTAATAAATTGACGTCAGTTACCAGCGAATGTTGTTAATTCCCTTCCGCCATTTGTTTGCACTTGAATAGAGTGTTTCGagtattacgtatacgtcacGTTGTACAATTTCGTTGACTGCTAAATTGGATTTTCGCacgtatttatgtatattacatAATCACGCAGAGTTGCGTGGTGCGTTGCTATTTTAGACTTACTGCTTATGCCAATAATGATTACAAAACGTTCTTGTTTTCACAATCTGTGCAATCAAAAAGCAATTAGTTACCATAAATagttaactaaataaatatgtttcggtttattaattgcacaatgtttttttgttgcacatttaactatttataatgGTCATTATGTATTTCTAGCCTAAATTGATACACAATTCATATGCATTCAGGACTGTGAGTGTATTCTGTGCCATTGTATGACTATTAATGTGCATTAGTTCATTAGTTGATCTCAATAAAGCAACACATTGCAATGCACCGAGAACGACAATGAAGCAACAATTGTGCACAGAAGTAACAACTATgactctctatctctatcttgatagtataaatatttaagctgcCAGACATTATTTGCAATTGAGATCAGAGAGCAcagtgtttttgtgtgttttttttatgtaatattCTATTTTGGTACCGAAAACTTTTCctacactaaaaatattttgatgtgAGATTAGGCAAAATACAACGCT includes the following:
- the LOC132783971 gene encoding LOW QUALITY PROTEIN: lipase 3-like (The sequence of the model RefSeq protein was modified relative to this genomic sequence to represent the inferred CDS: deleted 1 base in 1 codon) codes for the protein MQNRFLLALVFSVVAVGVSQSVALNIRTPDIDFYKLYNNPEAHISLKGRRTTSERIAAHGYPAEHHHIVTEDGYIVGVFRIPYSHKLQNQNEYRPIVLIQHGLLSCSDGWILTGPDDALAFMLADAGYDVWLGNARGNTYSRNHTSLSTEHPYFWRFSWHEIGHYDIAAMIDYALKTNGQGQKAIHYVGHSQGTTVFFTLMSTRPEYNEKIKTAHMFASIAIMTNLESPFVRAVAPYLGQRNAYSLLFSCQEFIPHNEFLLTLLFNFCEPDQMLRPTCDRLIGDEGGRTNVTVTPEQLATHPAGCSTNQMIHYLQEQQSGHFRQYDHGTQKNLEVYGSETPPDYPVEEITSKVYLWYGLNDELAAVEDVLALADRLPNKDVRLMEDPLWDHGDFANNWKVREYLNEPVIKIMQEFEDAYN
- the LOC132785151 gene encoding lipase 3-like is translated as IADINVFSSIVEHGYPAEYHRVITGDGNIVVVFRIPYSPKLHNMNAKRPIVLLQHGLMSSSDTWIASGPHNALAYLLADAGFDVWIGNTRGNVYSRKAKKPSWKFSWHEIGYIDMAAIIDYALWKNGQKQRSLHYVGHSQGTTVFFVLMSLRPQYNEKIKTAHMLAPVAIMKNINSKCLRCIAYVCRPGSLMNYLLSDEASITWKLELIMKFLKKYNCPLLANIFHEKDMNKTANNIAIRHFPSGGSNNQILHYLFNIRSGEFRQYDYGPRKNIRKYSSKRPPLYPVERIKSETHLWYSDADTFTPVVDVLTLARRLPKSILHRMPDPKWSHSAFTVHMQVRRFVNDPIIAIMKRYEQKKPKKHIMRNIRYIL
- the LOC132785150 gene encoding lipase 3-like, with translation MKNRFLLALIFLVVAVLISQSTAANIRSGDFDFYKLYNDPEAHISLKGRRTTSDRMAAHGYPAEHHHIVTEDGYIVGVFRIPYSHKLQNQNEYRPIVLIQHGLTSCSDAWVLNGPDDGLPYLLADAGYDVWLGNARGNTYSRNHTSLSTEHPYFWRFSWHEIGHYDIAAMIDYALKTNGQGQKAIHYVGHSQGTTVFFTLMSTRPEYNEKIKTAHMYAPIAIMTNLENAFVRAVAPYLGQRNAYSLLFSCQEFIPNNNFSLALLFNFCEPDQMLRPSCEKVMENIYAKDRKNKTALPEGLATHPGGCSTNQMIHYLQEQQSGHFRQYDHGTAKNLEIYGSETPPYYPVEEITSKVYLWYGLNDNLAAVEDVLALADRLPNRELRLIEDPLWDHIDFAINMEARKYLNDPVIEIMQEFENDNN